The Sorangiineae bacterium MSr11367 genome window below encodes:
- a CDS encoding AraC family transcriptional regulator: MVAARKKCTTPEGVTTASFIIPKVLAHVRAVGGDSERLERAFCLPVGLHANALHTASSSATRNFTEAAETIIDDSLLGLHTAIRQKRGSFGVLDFAVRSVPTVRDAIQRLAKYQRLISNLSPFDAKVRRGELFVTHRIKGDPLGIGRHGHEFTMAVLLKMVRELTGEAIVPKRVTFAHSRSSGTLELKNFFGIDRVEFAGDANMLIFAAEVLDAPILTADADLLEFLDSLTEIHLQPAPGRLTPILDWPDQDQRDYSALVRPYIVDTLKRGKNPSIEHAAEFHRTSVRTLQRRLEMSGTIFYSMVDDVRRELSLLYLGDPRLRVSDVAQRLGYAEVRSFARAFRRWTGYTPAQYRRARIAAKAVESLVEQ, from the coding sequence ATGGTGGCTGCACGCAAGAAGTGTACTACACCCGAGGGGGTTACTACGGCTTCATTCATTATTCCAAAGGTGCTCGCTCATGTGCGCGCCGTGGGCGGGGATTCAGAGCGGCTCGAACGAGCATTCTGTCTTCCGGTTGGCTTACATGCGAACGCGTTGCACACTGCCTCCTCCAGCGCGACTCGCAACTTCACCGAAGCAGCGGAAACCATCATTGATGATTCACTCCTGGGGTTGCATACAGCGATTCGTCAGAAACGTGGCAGCTTTGGCGTGCTGGACTTTGCTGTACGTAGCGTGCCGACTGTTAGAGACGCCATTCAGCGACTCGCGAAGTATCAACGACTGATAAGCAACCTTTCCCCTTTCGATGCGAAAGTGCGACGAGGCGAGTTGTTTGTGACCCATCGAATTAAGGGTGACCCGCTGGGCATCGGTAGGCACGGACATGAGTTCACGATGGCGGTGCTCTTAAAGATGGTCCGAGAGCTAACGGGGGAGGCAATCGTTCCCAAACGTGTCACCTTTGCACATTCGCGATCGTCCGGAACACTTGAACTGAAGAATTTTTTCGGGATCGATCGCGTCGAATTCGCTGGCGATGCGAACATGCTCATCTTTGCGGCCGAAGTATTGGACGCTCCCATCCTTACTGCTGATGCAGATCTTTTGGAATTTCTGGATAGCTTAACAGAAATTCACTTACAACCGGCCCCCGGCCGGTTAACGCCAATTCTCGACTGGCCAGACCAGGATCAGCGCGATTACAGTGCATTAGTGCGGCCTTACATAGTCGATACTTTGAAGCGTGGCAAAAATCCAAGCATAGAGCATGCGGCAGAATTCCACCGCACGAGTGTGCGAACGTTGCAGCGACGCCTCGAAATGTCAGGGACCATTTTTTACAGCATGGTCGACGATGTCCGGCGTGAGCTTTCCCTTCTTTACCTGGGCGACCCGCGCTTACGGGTCAGTGATGTCGCCCAGCGTCTTGGCTACGCTGAAGTTAGGTCATTCGCACGCGCATTTCGGCGCTGGACAGGTTATACACCGGCGCAGTATCGAAGAGCCAGGATCGCTGCTAAAGCCGTCGAATCGCTCGTGGAGCAATAG
- a CDS encoding chitobiase/beta-hexosaminidase C-terminal domain-containing protein codes for MSRFLKWRELLFIVLASSASVATTGCGDGSNESRADVGPDANSAQQAIASPEFQPGGGTFDVPLNVIIVTSTAGAVTHYTLDGTRPDATSPIYSSPLNIAKSVTLRAIARKAGSQDSEVRTATYVVNTRPGIVQPVQFEPNSGDYSNDVLVTLTSGTAGATFCYTLDGSAPACSDQPRCSMGLRNDGSPIQITKTNTQLRAVACAGGMHESSETHAKYTLTADKPAFDPPASNYDPAHPVPVTLTTTTKGGVIHYTTDGTAPGCESPLTFNESGTLPSFTRDTTIRALTCKENYATGEDVSTKYSGEVCIGDFKVTRRAELEALTRCKEISGDLDISARDVVDLASLSHLTRVGGSLRVHTDAEVLQSMHGLESLTQVGQDLLVIGNPALTNVDGLASLRGIAGSLKVKNTDLVQFDGMPRLSTIGSSVVFEDNRALESIAGFASLRDLGLGFYVRRNPKTKRFVAPPHITTIREHLSIESMPELSDINLENLERVVMYLSMDNVPALTSFQGFRNLSRVGGLGLSGHLGMANMKGFEQLTRIDGPLVVLGTTGLVNLTGLENLITASALRVHESTLENFHGLDKLALLTGDDPYGDTLEIIGNKALTEIDGFGALTQMNGGITIAFNDVLKKVKGPAAVGHVQGSLTIENNPILESIDGFGALTTVDLDVIVTEKSLRSLSGFRSLEAIGGSLDIENCPALRDLSGFEALKSIGMHFIIMNNEALTRVNEVSRLTQLGGKYFVSDNASLPMCQPTKLAERLRSGGYTGEVHIHDNGGTGTCN; via the coding sequence ATGAGTAGATTTTTGAAGTGGCGAGAATTGCTGTTCATCGTTCTGGCCTCGAGTGCGAGCGTCGCGACCACCGGATGCGGCGACGGATCGAATGAGAGCCGAGCGGATGTGGGACCGGATGCGAATTCTGCCCAACAGGCTATTGCTAGCCCAGAATTCCAGCCCGGCGGGGGGACGTTCGATGTACCGCTGAACGTTATTATCGTTACCTCGACGGCAGGGGCGGTTACTCATTACACATTGGACGGTACGCGGCCCGATGCCACTTCGCCCATTTACAGCTCGCCGCTCAATATCGCCAAAAGCGTAACGCTGAGGGCTATCGCGCGCAAAGCAGGTTCCCAGGATTCGGAGGTTCGAACGGCGACCTACGTGGTGAACACTCGACCCGGAATCGTCCAGCCAGTGCAGTTCGAGCCGAACTCCGGCGATTACTCGAACGACGTGCTCGTCACCCTTACCAGCGGTACTGCCGGCGCAACGTTTTGTTACACGCTCGATGGATCGGCGCCCGCTTGTTCGGACCAACCTCGCTGCTCGATGGGGCTTCGGAACGATGGCTCACCGATTCAAATCACCAAAACGAACACGCAGCTTCGCGCCGTCGCGTGCGCGGGGGGCATGCACGAATCTTCGGAGACACACGCCAAGTACACACTGACCGCAGATAAGCCCGCCTTCGATCCGCCGGCCTCGAACTATGACCCCGCGCACCCGGTCCCCGTGACGCTCACCACCACGACCAAGGGCGGCGTCATTCATTACACGACAGATGGGACAGCTCCCGGCTGTGAGAGTCCGCTGACCTTCAACGAGAGCGGGACGTTGCCCTCATTCACGAGAGACACGACCATCCGTGCGCTCACGTGCAAGGAGAACTATGCCACGGGGGAAGACGTATCGACGAAATACTCGGGCGAGGTCTGTATAGGTGACTTCAAGGTTACCCGTCGCGCCGAACTTGAAGCACTCACCCGCTGCAAGGAAATTTCCGGCGACCTGGACATTTCAGCCAGGGATGTCGTCGACCTGGCATCGTTAAGCCATCTCACTCGTGTGGGCGGTTCCTTGCGTGTGCACACCGACGCGGAAGTACTGCAGTCAATGCATGGCCTCGAGTCCCTCACACAAGTTGGACAGGACCTGCTTGTAATCGGTAATCCTGCTCTTACCAATGTCGATGGTCTGGCATCGCTGCGCGGTATCGCTGGATCTCTGAAGGTCAAGAACACCGACCTGGTCCAGTTTGACGGAATGCCCCGACTGAGCACGATTGGTTCAAGCGTTGTGTTTGAGGACAACCGAGCGCTGGAGAGCATCGCAGGGTTCGCCAGCCTGCGCGATTTGGGTCTCGGTTTCTATGTGCGGCGCAATCCAAAAACGAAGCGCTTCGTGGCTCCCCCCCACATCACTACGATTCGGGAACACCTCAGCATCGAAAGCATGCCAGAGCTCTCGGATATAAATCTAGAGAATCTCGAAAGGGTTGTGATGTATCTCTCGATGGACAACGTGCCGGCACTGACGTCCTTTCAGGGTTTTCGCAACCTGTCCCGCGTCGGTGGCCTGGGTCTTTCCGGCCATCTCGGCATGGCGAACATGAAGGGCTTCGAACAGTTGACGCGCATCGACGGTCCACTGGTGGTGTTGGGGACGACGGGCCTCGTCAATCTGACCGGTCTTGAAAACCTGATCACGGCAAGCGCACTCCGAGTGCATGAATCGACGCTCGAAAATTTTCACGGTCTCGACAAATTAGCGCTGCTCACCGGCGACGACCCGTATGGCGATACGTTAGAAATCATCGGAAATAAAGCGTTGACCGAGATCGATGGCTTTGGTGCGCTTACCCAAATGAACGGCGGAATCACTATTGCGTTCAACGACGTGCTAAAGAAGGTCAAAGGCCCCGCCGCAGTTGGACATGTCCAAGGGTCGCTTACCATCGAGAACAATCCCATCCTCGAATCCATCGATGGCTTTGGAGCGCTAACCACGGTTGACCTCGATGTCATAGTGACCGAAAAGTCTTTGCGTAGCCTGTCTGGGTTCCGTTCCTTGGAGGCAATCGGGGGCTCGCTGGACATCGAGAATTGCCCGGCGCTCCGAGATCTCAGCGGATTCGAGGCACTGAAGTCGATCGGCATGCATTTCATAATCATGAACAACGAAGCCCTCACACGCGTCAATGAGGTCTCGCGGCTGACGCAACTCGGTGGTAAATACTTCGTCTCGGACAATGCATCGCTGCCTATGTGCCAGCCCACCAAACTTGCCGAGCGACTTAGGTCCGGCGGCTACACGGGCGAGGTCCACATTCACGACAACGGTGGTACGGGCACTTGCAATTAA
- a CDS encoding alpha/beta fold hydrolase has product MLNNPNRIELGAIAATIESIAHNVDRRRWEEVQNAFAARVVLDYGSPDLLLPEDIVARWKPLLSAFDATEHALSNVSIAWVDADLARVKSTFRATHQLRGAEGGDTWVLTGRYDHELVRTARGWKVSRMRMIPVESSGNTRLLEHARTKAGLPPPAPAEVRVEHLTFDSHGTRLVGVLRLPANATTKLPAVLVTGSWTTVKEQMPAVYAERLAAAGYAALTFDFRGFGESVPVAEARRPEDVPAHFESPSRKVEDIRAAVDALSNLDAVDAQRIGLVAVCASSGYAAVESADDARVRSLVFIAPWLHDGELVRAIYGGEEGVKTRTEAGLAAEREYRETQRPAYVPAASATDTSAAMGNFEYYLSARRAGIPQWGNRFAVMSWPGWLGFDAAQIAAARIRAPTRFVHSEAGAVPDGVRRFASRMVAPHDIQWLTGPSQFDFYDDPLTVDRSVQLAIDHLQRTLGAAGAEQDAHTRREQRAVIQRFLARLEAFDIAGAAGLFAENGVQIMPYAPTELLPRRLEGRTAIRNQYNGMPANFVSARFLDLVIHDMVDPHRLFVTFRGEIELRAGGRYDNTYAGLFVFRGNEIIEYHEYFDPILFRNAFSSKPRGND; this is encoded by the coding sequence ATGTTGAACAATCCAAATCGTATAGAGCTGGGAGCCATCGCAGCGACCATCGAATCCATCGCCCACAACGTCGATCGACGCCGATGGGAGGAGGTGCAGAATGCCTTTGCCGCCCGTGTGGTCCTCGATTACGGAAGTCCCGACCTTCTGCTTCCCGAGGACATCGTGGCGCGCTGGAAGCCGTTGCTGAGCGCGTTCGACGCGACGGAGCATGCCCTTTCCAACGTGTCCATCGCGTGGGTCGACGCCGATCTGGCGCGCGTGAAATCGACGTTTCGCGCCACGCATCAATTGCGGGGGGCCGAGGGGGGCGATACCTGGGTACTCACCGGGCGCTACGACCACGAACTTGTGCGGACGGCACGAGGTTGGAAAGTGTCTCGCATGCGCATGATTCCCGTCGAATCGTCGGGCAATACGCGGTTGCTGGAGCACGCCCGGACGAAAGCGGGCTTGCCTCCACCGGCGCCGGCCGAGGTGCGCGTGGAACACCTGACGTTCGACAGCCATGGCACGCGTCTGGTCGGCGTGCTGCGTCTTCCGGCAAACGCCACGACGAAACTGCCCGCGGTGCTGGTGACCGGATCGTGGACGACGGTCAAAGAGCAAATGCCCGCCGTGTACGCCGAGCGTCTCGCCGCCGCTGGCTATGCCGCGCTCACTTTCGATTTCCGCGGCTTCGGCGAAAGCGTGCCGGTCGCGGAAGCGCGTCGCCCCGAAGACGTGCCCGCCCATTTTGAGTCTCCGTCGCGAAAGGTCGAGGACATTCGCGCCGCCGTGGATGCCTTGTCGAATCTCGACGCGGTCGACGCCCAGCGCATCGGGCTGGTGGCGGTCTGCGCCAGCTCCGGCTATGCGGCCGTCGAATCGGCGGACGATGCGCGCGTGCGCTCCTTGGTCTTCATTGCTCCGTGGTTGCACGACGGGGAGTTGGTTCGCGCCATCTATGGCGGCGAAGAAGGCGTGAAGACGCGCACGGAGGCCGGCCTCGCCGCCGAACGCGAATACCGCGAAACCCAGCGGCCCGCGTACGTTCCCGCCGCAAGCGCCACCGACACGTCGGCCGCCATGGGCAATTTCGAATATTACCTGAGCGCGCGGCGCGCCGGCATTCCCCAATGGGGAAATCGATTCGCCGTCATGTCGTGGCCGGGCTGGCTCGGCTTCGATGCGGCGCAGATCGCAGCGGCGCGCATCCGTGCACCGACACGTTTCGTGCACAGCGAGGCGGGCGCGGTCCCCGATGGCGTGCGCCGCTTCGCCAGCCGCATGGTCGCACCGCACGACATTCAGTGGCTCACGGGCCCCTCACAGTTCGACTTTTACGACGATCCTCTGACCGTTGATCGCTCCGTGCAATTGGCAATCGACCATTTGCAGCGAACCCTCGGCGCGGCAGGGGCCGAACAGGATGCGCATACCCGGCGCGAGCAACGTGCCGTGATCCAGCGATTCCTCGCGCGGCTCGAGGCCTTCGACATTGCCGGCGCGGCCGGTCTTTTTGCCGAGAATGGCGTTCAGATCATGCCGTACGCTCCCACGGAGCTTCTGCCGCGGAGGCTGGAAGGTCGCACGGCGATTCGCAATCAGTACAACGGGATGCCGGCCAACTTCGTATCTGCGCGATTCCTCGATTTGGTCATCCACGACATGGTCGACCCTCATCGCCTTTTCGTCACGTTCCGGGGCGAAATCGAGCTTCGCGCCGGCGGCAGGTACGACAATACGTATGCGGGCCTTTTCGTATTCCGCGGCAACGAGATAATCGAGTACCATGAGTACTTCGATCCCATCCTTTTCCGAAACGCGTTCTCGTCTAAACCCCGAGGCAACGATTGA
- a CDS encoding nuclear transport factor 2 family protein, whose product MSNDQRHADHREITQTIETIGRGADARRWDEVRNAFAARVVFDYGTPELLLPDQIVDRWRPLLGAFDSTEHVVSDPVVEWVDADLARVKSHFRSTHRLLQAEGGDTWVLTGRYEHELVRTASGWKVSRMRMVPGESTGNGRLIDGARARANLPTPAPASFRVEHIRFESHGTQLVGVLRVPVQATPASRLPAVVVTGSWTTVKEQMPAAYAERLAAAGFAAFTFDFRGFGESVPATGDAKPSDLPRYFESPLRKVEDIHAAVDALSANPLVDFQRIGLLAVCASTGYAALESADDARVRSLVLVAPWLHDPELVRAIYGGESGVRERMNLGLAAEREYEDSRSISYVAAASGTDPSAAMGDFEYYLSPARGGIPQWGNRFALMSWPGWLTFDPSQAAAARVRAPTRFVHSETGAVPEGVRRFTQRMTAPHDVQWLDGPTQFDFYDDQRTIDRAIVLALEHLERTLVRSAAAK is encoded by the coding sequence ATGTCGAACGATCAACGCCACGCCGACCACCGTGAGATCACGCAAACCATCGAGACCATCGGACGCGGCGCCGACGCACGCCGCTGGGACGAGGTACGAAATGCCTTTGCCGCACGGGTGGTGTTCGACTACGGCACCCCGGAGCTCCTCCTCCCCGACCAGATCGTGGATAGGTGGCGGCCACTGCTTGGCGCCTTCGATAGCACGGAGCACGTCGTTTCGGACCCTGTCGTCGAGTGGGTCGACGCCGATTTGGCCCGTGTGAAATCCCATTTTCGGTCTACACATCGCTTGCTGCAAGCCGAAGGAGGTGACACGTGGGTGCTTACCGGCCGCTACGAGCATGAGCTCGTACGCACGGCTTCCGGGTGGAAGGTTTCACGCATGCGGATGGTCCCGGGAGAGTCGACGGGCAATGGACGACTCATCGATGGCGCACGCGCCCGGGCGAATCTACCGACACCGGCGCCGGCCAGTTTCCGAGTGGAACACATTCGGTTCGAAAGCCACGGTACGCAACTCGTTGGCGTGCTGCGCGTTCCGGTGCAGGCCACGCCCGCGTCGCGTCTGCCCGCCGTCGTGGTGACTGGCTCGTGGACTACCGTCAAAGAGCAAATGCCCGCGGCCTACGCGGAGCGTCTCGCCGCGGCAGGCTTTGCCGCATTCACCTTCGATTTCCGAGGCTTCGGCGAAAGTGTTCCCGCCACGGGCGACGCCAAGCCGAGCGATCTGCCCCGCTATTTCGAGTCACCGCTTCGAAAGGTCGAGGACATTCACGCGGCCGTGGATGCGCTATCCGCGAATCCGCTGGTCGATTTCCAGCGGATCGGCTTGCTCGCCGTCTGTGCGAGCACCGGTTATGCGGCATTGGAGTCGGCCGATGACGCGCGTGTGCGCTCGCTGGTCCTGGTAGCACCATGGCTCCACGATCCGGAGCTCGTTCGGGCCATCTATGGGGGTGAATCTGGGGTTCGCGAGCGCATGAATCTCGGGCTTGCCGCAGAGCGCGAATACGAGGATAGCCGGTCCATTTCGTACGTGGCGGCAGCGAGCGGCACGGATCCGTCGGCCGCGATGGGGGACTTCGAATATTATCTGAGCCCGGCGCGAGGGGGTATTCCGCAGTGGGGGAATCGATTTGCCCTCATGTCGTGGCCAGGTTGGCTCACCTTCGATCCGAGTCAGGCTGCGGCGGCACGCGTGCGAGCACCCACGCGATTCGTGCATAGTGAAACCGGAGCGGTCCCCGAAGGGGTGCGGCGCTTCACGCAACGCATGACGGCACCGCATGATGTGCAATGGCTGGACGGTCCAACGCAGTTCGACTTTTACGATGACCAACGAACCATCGACCGCGCGATCGTCCTCGCGCTCGAACACCTGGAGCGCACGCTGGTCCGAAGCGCGGCAGCAAAATGA
- a CDS encoding AraC family transcriptional regulator, whose amino-acid sequence MPRLRSAIRFVDSSSGESVDALKNARMSLSSADLGWPGLLVEKGENRDWNVQGVAVRDHYVALNTDVRALHVSVKRNETFHEVVMPPGSLWFCPAEESFTHQVRQPCRFIVATLRPERLARLVGDDGVKWQRGYGVSNPQLEYVLRALDAEVNDGGVHGPTFADALATALAARLVETFATVPQHRAGPRLAPQVLHRVREKIESDLGSALTVMDLANAADLSPAHFSRAFKASFGLSPYQYILERRLSEARTALECPGARVLEVALRFGFADQAHLTRTFRLHFGATPGELVQTQRARTRHR is encoded by the coding sequence ATGCCGCGTCTTCGCAGCGCCATTCGGTTCGTCGACAGCTCCTCGGGAGAGTCGGTCGATGCGCTGAAGAACGCGCGCATGAGTCTCTCGAGCGCCGATCTCGGTTGGCCCGGTCTTCTGGTCGAAAAGGGAGAAAATCGAGACTGGAACGTCCAAGGTGTCGCCGTGCGCGACCATTATGTCGCGCTGAATACCGACGTTCGCGCGCTCCACGTATCCGTGAAGCGCAACGAAACGTTCCATGAGGTCGTCATGCCGCCCGGCTCGTTGTGGTTCTGCCCTGCGGAAGAGAGCTTTACCCATCAAGTGCGGCAACCGTGCAGATTCATCGTTGCGACGCTTCGACCGGAGCGTTTGGCCCGCTTGGTGGGAGACGATGGCGTTAAGTGGCAGCGTGGTTATGGCGTCTCCAACCCGCAGCTCGAATACGTTCTACGCGCCCTCGACGCCGAGGTGAATGACGGCGGTGTGCACGGGCCCACGTTCGCCGATGCGCTGGCCACCGCCCTGGCCGCACGCTTGGTCGAAACGTTCGCCACGGTGCCGCAGCATCGCGCCGGGCCGCGCCTCGCTCCCCAAGTGCTTCATCGCGTCCGCGAAAAGATCGAGTCCGACCTCGGCTCCGCGCTTACCGTCATGGATCTCGCAAACGCCGCGGACCTCAGTCCTGCGCATTTTTCCCGAGCGTTCAAAGCATCTTTCGGATTATCGCCGTACCAGTACATTCTCGAGCGGCGCCTCTCCGAAGCGAGGACGGCATTGGAGTGCCCCGGCGCACGAGTCCTCGAAGTGGCGCTTCGGTTCGGCTTTGCCGATCAAGCGCATTTGACGCGGACGTTCCGGTTGCACTTCGGTGCCACACCGGGTGAGCTCGTCCAAACGCAACGCGCCCGAACGCGCCACCGCTAA
- a CDS encoding transposase, translating to MAKRKRRVFTPSFKADAVRLCKTGDRSVAQVAKDLDLTETALRAWIKRADEEGPSSAPPNELTSPEREELTELRRKVKRLEMECEILKKPAAFFAKENT from the coding sequence ATGGCGAAACGGAAACGGAGAGTGTTCACCCCCAGCTTCAAGGCGGATGCCGTTCGCCTTTGTAAGACCGGTGATCGGAGCGTCGCGCAGGTTGCAAAGGACCTGGATCTAACGGAAACCGCATTGCGTGCCTGGATCAAGCGCGCGGACGAGGAAGGACCCAGCAGTGCGCCGCCGAACGAGCTGACAAGTCCAGAGCGTGAAGAGCTCACGGAGCTCCGTCGGAAGGTGAAACGCCTTGAAATGGAGTGCGAGATATTAAAAAAACCGGCGGCATTCTTCGCGAAGGAGAACACGTGA
- a CDS encoding IS3 family transposase — translation MKFAFIDVEKTFWPIQVLCFVLGVSRSGYYAWKARPKSESSKSDEKVAAEIAATHERSRGTYGSPRVHRDLRARGVRVGKKRVERLMRKHGIAARRKRRFRRTTDSTHPHPIAPNLLERRFDVELPNTAWVTDVTYVWTLEGWLYLAAILDIAVTRRANEAFDVEFERVWQALHLHRRDVCRSYTASEMTAVRRLFRVADAFATILDQKVFVDSDAVTQVRS, via the coding sequence GTGAAGTTCGCATTCATCGACGTGGAGAAGACGTTCTGGCCGATTCAAGTCCTCTGCTTCGTGCTTGGCGTCTCGCGCAGCGGCTACTACGCCTGGAAGGCGCGGCCGAAGTCCGAGAGCAGCAAGAGCGATGAGAAGGTTGCGGCCGAAATTGCAGCCACGCACGAGCGCAGTCGCGGCACGTATGGAAGCCCACGTGTGCATCGCGACCTTCGTGCTCGAGGTGTTCGGGTGGGCAAGAAACGGGTCGAGCGGTTGATGCGCAAACATGGAATTGCGGCCCGGCGAAAGCGTCGGTTCCGCCGGACTACGGACTCGACGCATCCGCACCCCATCGCACCGAATTTGCTCGAACGACGGTTCGACGTCGAGCTTCCGAACACCGCGTGGGTGACCGACGTGACGTACGTCTGGACACTCGAAGGTTGGCTTTACCTCGCGGCCATCCTCGACATCGCCGTGACAAGGAGGGCAAATGAGGCGTTCGACGTCGAGTTCGAGCGTGTCTGGCAAGCGCTTCATCTTCATCGGCGGGACGTTTGCCGGTCCTACACGGCGTCGGAGATGACCGCCGTACGAAGACTCTTTCGAGTTGCGGATGCTTTCGCAACGATCCTCGATCAAAAGGTCTTCGTCGACAGCGATGCAGTTACTCAGGTGCGCTCATGA
- a CDS encoding ABC transporter ATP-binding protein/permease, translating to MSPAIESFAWPLSRVGEALEAIARATRVQVDAPPPPAHADLEDAARTLGLEVESLHVRYADIDAMLGSVAPALLRISMTSRSAEQRVVALLDTRGKSARIIASDHAVRTVPLAAIHDALCVDAERAHGARIESLVARIPLSSEERLRARAALLRERVSTLSLDAGWALRVSPATSFLHQLRSAGIIRMLGAMSAAHAASFALSLIAWWVIGRGALSGHLDRGWLYAWVLLLVTFIPIRVLATWWQGFASVLIGLRLKRRMLLGALNMSADAVRGQGTGQLLGRVIEVDAVEELTMRGGFASLVALVELALAIPVLALGPSGVASVATFLTWLAFAAFLVRRFAHRWLAWSSSRIAMTNDMVEGMLGHRTRVAQEDPSHWHDAEDSALATYAESTRHLDRTNMLIVGLLPRGWLLLGFASIAPSFVAGTSSPDRLAVGIAGVLLARNSLVRLTTGITSLIGAFAAWKHAAPLFHAAGRAEPAASSRRPSTNDSSPDAAVGQGTALLDAHHLAFRYRDEGNLVLRDASFRVRYRDRILVEGPSGSGKSTLGSVLVGLRDANSGLVLLNGLDRKSVGTQAWRHAIAMAPQFHENHVLSETLAFNLLMGRSWPPRRDDLREAETICRELGLGPLLERMPGGLMQRVGETGWQLSHGERSRVYMARALLQGAELVILDETFASLDPETQAQALRCAIQRAPTLMVIAHP from the coding sequence GCCTCTCTCTCGCGTCGGCGAAGCCCTGGAGGCGATCGCTCGCGCCACCCGAGTACAGGTGGATGCCCCGCCGCCGCCCGCTCACGCCGACCTCGAGGATGCAGCTCGCACCCTCGGACTCGAGGTAGAATCGCTTCACGTTCGGTACGCAGACATCGATGCGATGCTGGGCAGCGTCGCCCCCGCCTTGTTGCGCATATCGATGACATCACGGTCCGCCGAACAGCGCGTCGTTGCGCTCCTCGATACGCGTGGCAAGAGTGCTCGGATCATCGCGTCTGATCACGCGGTCCGTACTGTTCCACTGGCAGCGATTCACGACGCCCTTTGTGTGGATGCGGAACGCGCGCACGGCGCCCGCATCGAGTCTCTCGTCGCACGCATTCCCCTGTCCTCGGAAGAGCGCCTCCGGGCACGCGCTGCACTCTTGCGAGAACGAGTGAGCACACTTTCGCTCGACGCGGGTTGGGCCCTCCGTGTCTCACCCGCAACGTCGTTCCTTCACCAGCTGCGGAGCGCGGGCATCATTCGTATGCTCGGAGCGATGAGCGCCGCACACGCGGCGAGCTTTGCCCTGTCGTTGATTGCGTGGTGGGTCATCGGACGCGGGGCGCTTTCAGGTCACCTGGACCGAGGGTGGCTCTACGCGTGGGTGCTCCTTCTCGTCACGTTCATCCCCATTCGAGTGCTCGCGACATGGTGGCAAGGCTTCGCTAGCGTTCTCATAGGGCTCCGATTGAAGCGACGCATGCTGCTTGGCGCGCTCAATATGTCCGCTGATGCCGTCCGAGGCCAAGGCACGGGTCAACTCCTCGGCAGGGTCATCGAAGTCGATGCCGTCGAGGAGCTCACCATGCGGGGTGGCTTCGCCAGCCTCGTCGCACTCGTGGAGCTGGCGCTTGCCATCCCTGTGCTCGCGCTGGGCCCCTCCGGCGTCGCATCGGTCGCCACCTTCCTCACGTGGCTCGCGTTCGCGGCATTTCTCGTGCGCCGATTTGCGCATCGCTGGCTCGCATGGTCCAGCTCCCGCATCGCGATGACGAACGACATGGTCGAGGGGATGCTCGGCCACCGTACACGCGTGGCCCAGGAAGACCCGAGCCACTGGCACGATGCCGAGGACAGCGCCCTCGCCACGTACGCCGAAAGTACGCGTCATCTCGACCGAACCAACATGTTGATCGTCGGGCTGCTCCCGCGTGGCTGGCTTCTCCTCGGCTTCGCGAGCATCGCCCCCTCCTTCGTTGCGGGTACCTCGTCCCCGGACAGGCTCGCCGTCGGGATCGCTGGAGTGCTCCTTGCCCGAAATTCACTTGTGCGCCTCACGACGGGCATCACGTCCCTAATTGGCGCCTTCGCGGCCTGGAAGCATGCTGCGCCTCTGTTTCATGCTGCAGGACGGGCCGAGCCCGCGGCTTCGTCACGGAGACCATCGACCAACGACAGCAGCCCCGACGCCGCCGTCGGGCAAGGCACCGCTCTTCTGGACGCACACCATCTCGCCTTCCGCTACCGGGACGAAGGGAATCTCGTTCTGCGTGACGCCTCATTTCGAGTGCGCTACCGGGATCGCATTCTCGTCGAAGGGCCTTCAGGTAGCGGTAAGTCGACGCTCGGGTCCGTTCTCGTCGGGCTGCGCGATGCCAACTCCGGCCTCGTCCTCCTGAATGGTCTCGACCGGAAGTCGGTAGGCACGCAGGCCTGGCGTCATGCTATTGCGATGGCACCACAGTTTCACGAGAACCACGTCCTGTCCGAAACCCTCGCCTTCAACCTGCTCATGGGTCGAAGCTGGCCACCGCGTAGGGACGATCTCCGCGAGGCGGAAACCATCTGCCGCGAGCTGGGGCTGGGGCCCCTCCTCGAAAGAATGCCGGGGGGCCTCATGCAGCGAGTCGGCGAGACGGGCTGGCAGCTTTCACATGGGGAGAGGAGTCGCGTATACATGGCGCGTGCCCTCCTTCAGGGCGCGGAGTTGGTGATCCTCGACGAGACCTTCGCGTCGCTCGATCCAGAGACGCAAGCGCAAGCCCTTCGATGTGCCATACAGCGCGCACCCACGCTAATGGTGATTGCGCATCCATAG